cctttatatctttaagcatatgattttggttgaataattatgttaatctgcaggttaataaagccaaatttgtgttttgattcacctaatcgttttagggCAGAAATTAAAGTGgtaaggctatgtacaatggtcaagattatatgctacatgtttgtgcgtttataacttcttatggatgcattcatgtttgaattcagaattctaactGCACTTAattattcatatttaatgttgacggatgctcttcaatattaacgtgatgttttatatgaaatattttaagttatggacttttcctaacttaggagattaaagaagaattaaagtggtactcgatctcttcagacttgtacttcgaattcatttctgatatttagtgttggcacgattttatgttgtttagattgaaataattcattgcatgttgatatggtttggaaattctgatttgagtgtgaagaagttgaTCACATGTCtatatttatcttttgttttatttcgtaggaacttagaaaccaaaagttgaatccccccccccccttttatggttgtttcttgtgtaaatttgtagataaatacttgttaatacttgctttattaattactaatttaaattgacctttttgtttaggtgtaccctacaatccccggactgaacgattcCTGCTtgtcctatactaacaactacattttgcatggttaaattgtgaggctatttcagccgcatcacttACTTCACTCCTGCAATCATCTGTTCGCAGTTAGATCTTAGTGGGTTTTGAAGACTTTTGGAAAATGGTGTTGTCATACTTGAATATACACGTTGAAGGATTGGATTGCTTGTACTGGTTTTGTTATTAGGTGGCTCTGTCATTGTGGCAATTTTTAGGGAGGGACTTTTCCCTGCAACATCATCCTTGGTTGGTGGCCGGTTTGCTCTGCGATCGGTCCCGGGGGACTGTGACAGCTGCGGCGATTACCAGCAAGGTTGGGAAGGTGCCTCAGATCTTTATGATGGAGGCAGCGATTGATTTTCTATTTGATGTTAGGGTTTTTCAGTGTGCCAGGGCATTATGAATTTGCTGCATTGAATTTGGCTAGGGTTTGAGTCTTTTTGGACCGAAGTCTTTGCCTAATTTAGGATTTGATTTTTGTAGTCTACATGATTGAATTTCAACTTTCTAGATATTAGGTTGTTTTTCTTACTCGTATGCTCGTCTTAAATGAACGAGCTTAGTGGAACTAATAATCGGTgttaatcatattttttttctctccatgAAAACTCTTCGAtgtagctctgctagggttttgagCACCGTCGTCTCTGGTGGAGGCAACTCCTATACCTCATCCATAATCATGGGTAAAAGTGCAGGTCTAGTCCTGTTGTCattcatttttgtttcttttgctgGTTATAGTGTCTCGGGGTGCCCGAAGGTGATGTGGGCGAAGTTTGATGGTGAATCTGTTCTAGTTGATTGGTTGGGATTGGTCGACCATGGTGGTGTTTTGGGATGCAATGTTGACTGCTTTGGATGGACACTGCATCTGAGAGGCTGGAAAGTTAGAGTAGGAGACCTGTGTTTGGACTTCGATGGTTTAGGGTCGGCTTGGGCTATGTGCGATGGGGTTATGGTTTAGCTGCAAAGTTGTGGCTATTATGGTGGTGCTGGGTCATCAGGAGCAGTCGCCCGCGACGGTGGGTCGACTCAAGGTCCCCTGGAGCAGTCTTTTTCTAGTAGCACGAGTTCGATGGGGTCAGTGACTGATGTCGCGGTGGTGGATTCTCTCTGGTTAGGTTGGTGTTGGCAGCGGAGGTGCGGTGGTTTAAAGCTGCGGCGGTTGGCGAGAGTTTTTTGCAAATTCTGTGGAACCCTTGCTTCATTGGGCTGTGTTAGAATTCGGTGGGCTTTGTTATTTTTGGCCCATCAGAAATTTaggattttattttatattttattttttgtcattATTCCTCTTTTCTATAAGGGGAATATGACTATGTTTACTTTTGTTCAGAGAAAAGttcacaaagaaaataaaagtcctGATGTAAAATTTACAAATCTTCGGgattcttgttttctttgtacATTTTAGGCTtaatcctaaaaggtgggtgtacatGGGGTGTTCTGCGTAgcttattttatattttagaaAATGTTGTGTTAGGATCGACACTCTGCAAAACGACTTTTTCTGTCGACCCCTTAAGGATATGTTATTCAATGAAATGACTGACCTTTTgcctaaaacaaaaaattagcaGTGTTAATCGagtcttttgttttgcttgGTATAGAGACCTAATTCAAGCCATTGAGTTTATGTAATACGCTGTTTCTGACAGCTATTAATGATAGatctcttttgtttttaataattttttttaaataatagttAACtgttatcttaaaaaaaaaaaaaaagtgtaatttgagcccaaaataaaaatataaaaaataaaattattcttTTACAAAGATCATTGGGTAatactaaaaaataataataataataatgcttttacaaaagatcattacaggAAAACCAATCAGAAACTATTTGATACTGCATGTACGAACATTAGATGTACGTCTAGACTGGAACTAGGCTCTCCACATAATTTACTCCTCCACAAAACTTGATCCTCTCTCCATCTTTGAGAATTTTTCTCTTTGTCTCGCTTTTAGGGTCATACGAAAACAGGTCTTGAGGCACAATATTATCAGCTGCCGCATCAAAAACTTCATCACTTTTGTCGGATGCAAAGAGAAATTGATCTTTCCAACTTCCCAGGAGGCGCGTTGCTTCTGAAATTACTAAGTATTTGAATCTGAACTGTCGAGTCCAAGCTGGATTTTGTATTTGTGCAACATTCTTACAACTCCTCTTTGATTCTTGATCAGTACTCATCACCCAAAGCGCTGCGTTGAGATCGTCATTGGCCGAATAATCAAGTGCTACAGTCGCCGGTGAATTTCTCCATGAATATAATTGGAGTCCGCCCCAATCATCATGATTTCGTAGATCGATTGGTAGCTGTATCACATTGAAAACCTCCTCACGTAAATTGAATGACAGAACACAGCACTCGTCCCCTGCTCGCTGTACCTTCCAATACAGCACTCCATTCAATGTAATCGAAGTTGATGCAAAAGAATTTTCACATGACGGAAACCCTAACTCGTTCTTGGCTTGTCTCCAAGAATTTGTGATTTGGACGAAGACTTGAGCTCGAAAAGTTGTAAGTACTTTGCCATGATCGTAGGGATCATCACTATCATGATGGAAAACTCTGACCAGTTTATATTCAGTAATGTCATGATCATGTACGAAATCAAAACCTATAAGAGGACAGGACAAAGAGTTGTCCTTTACACGTAGTAtatcctcctcctcatcctgATCCAAAGTAATATTATTATTAGGTTTAGGAAGAAACCTAAATCGTTCTGTTGCTGGGTTCCATACTACTATTAATTGTTGGAACACAGTAGCATTATCTTCTTCACCCTCTGTAGTTCTATTCTTATCATTCTTAATCCCAATTAACAGAACACAGCAAACCAGGCCATTACTAGATCCCACAAGCCATAAACCATCCCTTCTTTGGCTTGTAAGGTTCCAGAAAGGTAATCTCAAAAACGTTGTTTCTTCATCTCGAAGCAATGAGAATCCAAGTAGTGGTTTGAAATTATTTTCAGAACTTCCAGCTAGACgcgagagaaagagaagacaaGGATGATGTGGATTAGAGCATCTAGAGCGATGCACAAGGTGTTTGGAAATGAAATAAGGACTTTTGGTGAGAGCATACCACTCTTGCGATACGCAACGAAACCTAAGTAAAGACTTGACAGGCAGATATGAGAGAATTTCTAATAGGACATCTTCCTGCAGACCTAGTGTTAAAGTATCGCTCACCTTAACAACTTTGCTTCTACTAGTTTCCATTCTTCAATTCCAGCAGATGTATAGAAAAGAATTAGCTGTATATACGGTACCAAAGGCAAAGGGCCAGGACTCGAGCAGATGTCTACGACTACTATATGTGTGTAAATAATTTACGACTACTAT
Above is a genomic segment from Rosa chinensis cultivar Old Blush chromosome 3, RchiOBHm-V2, whole genome shotgun sequence containing:
- the LOC112194211 gene encoding F-box only protein 8; amino-acid sequence: METSRSKVVKVSDTLTLGLQEDVLLEILSYLPVKSLLRFRCVSQEWYALTKSPYFISKHLVHRSRCSNPHHPCLLFLSRLAGSSENNFKPLLGFSLLRDEETTFLRLPFWNLTSQRRDGLWLVGSSNGLVCCVLLIGIKNDKNRTTEGEEDNATVFQQLIVVWNPATERFRFLPKPNNNITLDQDEEEDILRVKDNSLSCPLIGFDFVHDHDITEYKLVRVFHHDSDDPYDHGKVLTTFRAQVFVQITNSWRQAKNELGFPSCENSFASTSITLNGVLYWKVQRAGDECCVLSFNLREEVFNVIQLPIDLRNHDDWGGLQLYSWRNSPATVALDYSANDDLNAALWVMSTDQESKRSCKNVAQIQNPAWTRQFRFKYLVISEATRLLGSWKDQFLFASDKSDEVFDAAADNIVPQDLFSYDPKSETKRKILKDGERIKFCGGVNYVESLVPV